The Amycolatopsis mongoliensis genome includes a window with the following:
- a CDS encoding DUF6119 family protein, whose translation MARSRDFSIFLLKDDYDATTALKDDHKLIEAVPATRLPSEASLFVLDGQPRAPWWKTYFGVDRELWQASKGALVFLPVADRVCVLAFGHVSHNLRDESYEYDFGIRVTLNCVDPTKLKNTDTLEPGSARRQRTQHAMETDLTYFDFDQDSSVLKSITGKVKAEYADVLKHATGGSGLRVSTPVVSADLIDLCERLLDLYADESYIESFPDIQKIVPVRDPTQVSRLNRNLEKAVRRRADNLQLAVPEMLDYSRDSDSMYAMFEAGGQGELYSDVAIVHYYDHLTAKGIDVRTLTIEQLKAHRLKLVNQDGDRRDSHSVFKSLLFDTSLSRDSAAYYLNEGNWYEVDRDYVNGLQTRLDPFWCDLTFLEDCSEHLEADYNKEIGKKAGYVCLDTTDVSRKGQTQVEPCDVYTVIDDHAVLVHVKISTASSQLSHLFNQGTNAVELLRSDDESPDKLKELLRAKAKEKDDVGSLTAPVDAGRYSVVFAIITRKDPVRKSLNLPLFSRISLARNIRALDRLMHVPVTFGFIKNIAPPQPVQPKPKKARTPRGGSDKP comes from the coding sequence ATGGCGCGCAGCAGGGATTTCTCGATCTTCCTGTTGAAGGATGACTATGACGCGACTACCGCGTTGAAGGACGACCACAAGCTGATCGAGGCCGTTCCAGCGACCCGCCTGCCGTCCGAGGCGTCGTTGTTCGTCTTGGATGGGCAGCCGCGGGCGCCCTGGTGGAAGACGTATTTCGGCGTGGACCGGGAGCTGTGGCAAGCGAGCAAGGGGGCTCTGGTCTTCTTGCCGGTGGCCGACCGGGTGTGCGTGCTTGCGTTCGGGCACGTGTCCCATAATCTCCGGGACGAGTCCTACGAGTACGACTTCGGGATCAGAGTCACGTTGAATTGCGTCGACCCCACGAAGCTGAAGAACACCGACACCCTCGAGCCGGGATCGGCACGGCGTCAGCGTACCCAGCACGCGATGGAAACCGACCTGACCTATTTCGACTTCGACCAGGATAGCTCGGTGTTGAAGAGCATTACCGGCAAGGTGAAGGCCGAGTACGCGGATGTGCTCAAGCACGCCACCGGAGGGAGCGGCCTCCGGGTAAGCACGCCGGTTGTGTCTGCAGACTTGATCGACCTGTGTGAACGTTTGCTGGACCTGTACGCGGATGAGTCCTACATCGAGTCGTTCCCTGACATCCAGAAGATCGTCCCGGTCCGGGACCCCACCCAGGTTTCACGGTTGAACCGCAACCTCGAGAAAGCAGTTCGGCGTCGGGCCGACAACCTGCAGCTTGCCGTGCCGGAGATGCTCGACTACAGCCGTGACAGCGACAGCATGTACGCGATGTTCGAGGCGGGTGGCCAGGGAGAGCTGTACTCGGACGTCGCGATCGTCCACTACTACGACCATCTGACGGCCAAGGGTATCGATGTCCGCACCTTGACGATCGAGCAACTCAAAGCACACCGGCTCAAGCTCGTGAACCAAGACGGCGACCGTCGTGACAGTCACTCGGTATTCAAGTCACTGTTGTTCGACACCAGCCTGTCGAGAGACTCCGCAGCGTACTACCTGAACGAGGGGAACTGGTACGAAGTCGACCGGGACTACGTGAACGGTCTCCAAACACGGTTGGACCCGTTCTGGTGTGATCTGACCTTCCTCGAGGACTGCTCGGAGCACCTCGAAGCCGACTACAACAAGGAGATCGGCAAGAAGGCCGGATACGTCTGCTTGGACACGACTGACGTGAGCCGCAAGGGACAGACGCAAGTCGAGCCGTGCGACGTCTACACCGTCATCGACGATCACGCGGTGTTGGTCCACGTGAAGATCTCCACGGCTTCGAGTCAGCTCAGCCATCTCTTCAACCAGGGCACCAACGCCGTCGAACTACTCCGTAGTGACGATGAGTCCCCGGACAAGCTGAAAGAGCTTCTGCGCGCGAAGGCGAAGGAGAAGGACGACGTAGGGAGCCTGACCGCGCCGGTCGATGCGGGTCGATACTCGGTCGTGTTCGCGATCATCACGAGGAAAGATCCGGTCCGCAAGTCGCTGAACTTACCGCTTTTTTCGCGAATCAGTCTAGCGCGCAACATCCGGGCGTTGGACCGGCTGATGCACGTCCCCGTCACGTTCGGCTTCATCAAGAATATCGCGCCGCCGCAACCGGTACAGCCGAAACCTAAGAAGGCGCGGACGCCGCGGGGTGGCTCGGACAAGCCGTGA
- a CDS encoding PIN domain-containing protein encodes MSRPSHPVTVVVADAMILMRMSCRLALDAGPTALAVDATRTGHARIYITAEVEREVIHRMEKVAKHVSAEAALEAWRRLLAPSITVVDLPFGDVLHPAVRGIVELDPDDVLTGALALLVGPALVWSEDHSLTDTGFASELSWRETGEALVELARTEAAWAGGLGLTALTSTALVELAKAGARFARQGPLQALGLGLGVGAALFGLVGPGGSRWARTRTAFTAGGRFVVKYANELAVRSEAAEARLYRVQPRGSDGLVEGAARRLARAPQPMTASELRDALRRSRRPGLGDREVTAAAIERALAAHPAFHRLTGKRWKLGRPVRFPNGLDL; translated from the coding sequence ATGAGCCGGCCGTCTCACCCAGTCACCGTTGTCGTCGCCGACGCCATGATTCTGATGAGGATGTCGTGCCGGTTGGCGTTGGACGCCGGTCCGACGGCCTTGGCAGTCGACGCGACGAGGACCGGGCACGCCCGCATCTACATCACCGCGGAGGTCGAGCGCGAGGTCATCCATAGGATGGAGAAGGTCGCCAAGCACGTCTCGGCCGAGGCGGCCCTCGAAGCATGGCGCAGGCTGCTCGCGCCGTCGATCACTGTGGTCGATCTCCCGTTCGGCGATGTCCTTCATCCCGCCGTCCGCGGAATCGTCGAACTCGACCCGGACGACGTTCTGACGGGAGCCTTGGCGCTGCTGGTCGGACCGGCGCTGGTCTGGAGTGAAGACCACTCTTTGACCGACACGGGCTTCGCCTCGGAGCTGAGCTGGCGAGAAACCGGCGAAGCGTTGGTCGAACTCGCCAGAACCGAAGCAGCGTGGGCAGGCGGGCTGGGGCTGACCGCGCTGACGAGTACCGCCCTCGTCGAACTCGCGAAGGCCGGTGCGAGGTTCGCCCGGCAAGGTCCGCTCCAGGCGCTGGGCTTAGGGCTTGGCGTCGGCGCCGCACTCTTCGGACTGGTCGGTCCTGGCGGCTCTCGGTGGGCGCGGACGCGTACCGCGTTCACCGCCGGCGGCCGCTTCGTCGTCAAGTATGCTAACGAACTCGCCGTGCGCTCGGAAGCCGCGGAAGCTCGGTTGTACCGCGTTCAGCCGCGAGGCTCGGATGGTCTCGTCGAGGGTGCGGCCCGTCGGCTCGCTCGTGCGCCGCAGCCGATGACCGCGTCGGAGTTGCGTGACGCCCTTCGCCGTTCACGTCGACCTGGGCTCGGTGACCGCGAGGTCACCGCTGCGGCGATCGAGCGTGCGCTCGCCGCCCATCCGGCGTTTCACCGGCTCACGGGGAAGCGCTGGAAGCTCGGGCGACCGGTGCGATTCCCGAACGGACTGGATCTCTGA
- a CDS encoding IS3 family transposase, producing MAKYAGPDEFAETAGSTSPQHTRFSVRRMARLLSVSRAGYYAHAKRAAARVLTPRQQRRADLEVKITEAHKDSRGTYGSPRITAELRDQGEVVTAKTVAKIMASIGLEGISPRTFKVKTTVVDPAASFPPDLVDRLFDRGRLDAVWLTDITYLTCGEGAMFLCAIRDGHSRKVLGHSVSDRISAEMVTDAIHDAVAARGGECRGTVLHSDRGGEFTAHLTAQACFRHGLRRSMGETGICWDNSPAESFWSTFKHEHYYRHAYATKMELVAAVDNWVRFYNSVRRHSAIGMLSPDNFEQSLRTAA from the coding sequence ATGGCCAAGTACGCCGGCCCCGACGAGTTCGCCGAGACGGCCGGCTCCACCTCGCCGCAGCACACCCGGTTCTCGGTCCGGCGGATGGCGCGGCTGCTGAGCGTGTCGAGAGCCGGCTACTACGCGCACGCCAAACGCGCCGCGGCAAGGGTGCTGACGCCACGGCAGCAACGCCGCGCCGACCTCGAGGTGAAGATCACCGAGGCGCACAAGGACTCCCGCGGAACCTACGGGTCGCCGCGGATCACCGCCGAACTGCGTGACCAGGGCGAGGTGGTCACAGCGAAGACGGTCGCCAAGATCATGGCCTCGATCGGGCTGGAGGGCATCAGCCCGCGCACGTTCAAGGTGAAGACGACGGTGGTCGATCCGGCCGCGTCGTTCCCGCCGGATCTGGTCGACCGGCTTTTCGACCGGGGCCGGCTGGACGCGGTCTGGCTGACCGACATCACGTATTTGACGTGTGGTGAGGGCGCGATGTTCCTGTGTGCGATCCGGGACGGGCACTCTCGGAAAGTGTTGGGCCACAGTGTATCTGACCGTATCAGCGCTGAGATGGTCACGGACGCCATCCACGACGCGGTCGCCGCCCGTGGCGGTGAATGTCGCGGCACGGTACTGCATTCCGACCGCGGCGGGGAGTTCACGGCGCATCTGACGGCGCAAGCGTGCTTCCGGCACGGGCTGCGCCGGTCGATGGGCGAAACCGGTATCTGCTGGGACAACAGCCCGGCAGAGTCGTTCTGGTCGACGTTCAAACATGAGCACTACTACCGGCATGCCTACGCCACGAAGATGGAACTCGTTGCCGCAGTTGACAATTGGGTTCGTTTCTACAACAGTGTGCGGCGGCACTCCGCAATCGGGATGCTCAGTCCCGACAATTTCGAGCAGTCACTTCGCACGGCTGCCTGA
- a CDS encoding transposase, which yields MPARKRRSYPAEYKVEAAHRVIDSGRTIAEVARELGIDAGMLSVWVKDERRRITAAEVHGDNPLQAAERAELLRLRGQVAELEKDNAFLVKASAYFAAMQKNRPGSL from the coding sequence ATGCCTGCTCGCAAGCGCCGGTCGTACCCGGCTGAGTACAAGGTCGAGGCTGCTCACCGTGTGATCGATTCCGGCCGCACGATCGCTGAGGTCGCCCGCGAGCTGGGCATCGACGCGGGCATGTTGAGTGTCTGGGTCAAAGACGAACGACGCCGGATCACCGCGGCTGAGGTCCACGGGGACAACCCCTTGCAGGCGGCCGAGCGGGCCGAGCTGCTGCGCTTGCGCGGGCAGGTGGCCGAACTGGAGAAGGACAACGCGTTCCTGGTAAAAGCTTCGGCGTACTTTGCCGCGATGCAGAAGAACCGGCCCGGTTCGCTCTGA
- a CDS encoding IS30 family transposase — protein MRSPGRPEPSRAVQRDFWRQIALGVTTAEAAENVGVSWPVAARWFRHAGGMPPISLAEPTGRYLSFAEREEIALLRAQQHGVREIARRIGRDPGTISRELRRNAATRSGKQVYRAVVAQWKAQQAAKRPKTAKLAGNDRLREYVQERLDGAVRRPDGTVVAGPEAPVWKGLNKPHRQDRRWAMAWSPEQISRRLPVDFPDDGSMRISHEAIYQSLFIEGRGALKRELVACLRTGRALREPRARSRNKPQGHVSADVVLSERPAEAADRAVPGHWEGDLIIGTGRSAIGTLVERSSRSTLLVHLPRLEGWGETPPVKNGPSLGGYGAVAMNAALAASITQLPEQLRRTITWDRGKELSGHAQLTLETGTKVFFADPHSPWQRPTNENTNGLLRQYFPKGTDLSRWSAEELEAIAFTINNRPRKILSWRTPAEVFAEQLRSLQTPGVASTD, from the coding sequence ATGCGTTCACCGGGCCGGCCGGAGCCGTCTCGGGCAGTGCAGCGGGATTTTTGGCGACAGATCGCGTTGGGCGTGACGACGGCTGAGGCGGCGGAGAATGTCGGTGTGTCCTGGCCGGTCGCGGCCCGCTGGTTCCGTCACGCTGGCGGCATGCCGCCGATCAGCCTGGCCGAGCCCACGGGCCGGTATCTGTCGTTCGCCGAGCGTGAGGAGATCGCGCTGTTGCGTGCCCAGCAGCACGGGGTGCGCGAGATCGCCCGCCGCATCGGCCGCGACCCGGGAACGATTTCCCGCGAACTGCGCCGCAACGCGGCGACCAGGAGCGGGAAGCAGGTCTACCGCGCCGTGGTCGCACAGTGGAAAGCGCAGCAGGCAGCGAAACGCCCGAAGACCGCGAAGCTGGCCGGCAACGACAGGCTCCGTGAGTACGTGCAAGAGCGGTTGGACGGTGCCGTCCGCCGACCCGACGGCACGGTCGTCGCGGGGCCTGAGGCACCTGTGTGGAAGGGGCTGAACAAGCCGCATCGGCAGGATCGGCGGTGGGCGATGGCGTGGAGCCCGGAGCAGATCTCTCGCCGGCTCCCGGTTGATTTCCCCGATGATGGGTCCATGCGCATCAGCCACGAGGCGATCTATCAGTCGCTGTTCATCGAGGGACGCGGCGCGCTCAAGCGGGAGCTGGTCGCGTGTCTGCGCACCGGTCGGGCCTTGCGGGAACCGCGAGCCCGATCACGTAACAAGCCGCAGGGGCATGTCAGCGCGGACGTCGTCCTCAGCGAACGCCCCGCCGAGGCTGCCGATCGCGCCGTTCCCGGGCACTGGGAAGGGGATCTGATCATCGGGACGGGCCGGTCTGCGATCGGCACGCTGGTCGAGCGCAGCAGCCGGTCCACGCTTCTGGTGCATCTGCCCAGGCTGGAGGGCTGGGGTGAGACCCCGCCGGTGAAGAACGGGCCGTCGCTCGGCGGTTACGGCGCCGTCGCGATGAACGCCGCGTTGGCTGCCTCGATCACGCAACTGCCGGAGCAGTTGCGGCGGACGATCACGTGGGACCGCGGGAAAGAACTGTCCGGGCACGCACAGCTGACCCTCGAGACCGGGACGAAGGTTTTCTTCGCCGACCCACACTCGCCATGGCAGCGACCGACGAACGAGAACACCAATGGCCTGCTGCGCCAGTACTTCCCGAAGGGCACCGATCTTTCCCGGTGGTCCGCCGAGGAGCTGGAGGCCATCGCCTTCACGATCAATAACCGGCCCCGCAAGATCCTCAGCTGGCGCACCCCGGCCGAGGTCTTCGCCGAGCAGCTACGCTCACTACAAACACCCGGTGTTGCATCGACCGATTGA
- a CDS encoding cold shock domain-containing protein, which produces MPQGTVRWFDAERGFGFLAPEDGSPDVFVHASEIVGDGGAKVLREGQAVVFEVGENDRGPQALRVRVTADAATGSAVGLLGTVNWYEPGKGYGFASPDGGGADIFVHSSAIVTGGVVTEGQRVAFLIVEGERGPQAGHVIPLGAGAGSPAAAGIADGADGTVAWYDEDKGFGFINPDSGAGDVFVHARALAEGLTWLAEGDRVAYEVASGDKGPQARDVHLVRGAEPQTAPQRSAPAAAAGPAARDVPVRGGEGVVARYDGDRGFGFITPDAGGDDLFAHVSVIMGSEPLQKGDRVRYAVRQSDRGPQADRIERL; this is translated from the coding sequence ATGCCGCAAGGAACCGTCCGTTGGTTCGACGCCGAACGTGGTTTCGGCTTCCTCGCGCCCGAGGACGGCTCGCCGGACGTGTTCGTGCACGCCTCCGAGATCGTCGGGGACGGCGGCGCGAAAGTGCTCCGCGAGGGTCAGGCCGTCGTGTTCGAGGTCGGCGAGAACGACCGCGGGCCCCAGGCGCTGCGCGTTCGCGTCACCGCCGATGCGGCCACCGGCAGCGCCGTGGGCCTGCTCGGCACCGTCAACTGGTACGAGCCGGGCAAGGGGTACGGCTTCGCGTCGCCGGACGGCGGCGGCGCCGACATCTTCGTGCACAGCTCCGCCATCGTGACCGGCGGCGTGGTCACCGAGGGGCAGCGGGTGGCCTTCCTGATCGTCGAAGGCGAGCGCGGCCCGCAGGCCGGGCACGTGATCCCGCTGGGAGCAGGGGCCGGCTCACCCGCTGCGGCTGGTATCGCGGACGGTGCCGACGGCACGGTGGCCTGGTACGACGAGGACAAGGGCTTCGGCTTCATCAACCCCGACTCCGGCGCCGGGGACGTCTTCGTTCACGCCCGGGCCCTGGCCGAGGGGCTGACGTGGCTCGCGGAGGGCGACCGCGTCGCCTACGAGGTGGCTAGTGGAGACAAGGGCCCGCAGGCCCGCGACGTGCACCTGGTCCGGGGCGCCGAGCCCCAGACGGCGCCGCAGCGGTCGGCACCTGCTGCGGCCGCAGGGCCGGCGGCGCGGGACGTGCCCGTACGAGGCGGCGAGGGCGTCGTCGCGCGCTACGACGGCGACCGCGGCTTCGGCTTCATCACCCCGGACGCAGGCGGCGACGATCTCTTCGCCCACGTGTCCGTGATCATGGGGTCGGAGCCGCTGCAGAAGGGTGACCGGGTCCGGTACGCGGTGCGTCAGAGCGACCGGGGCCCGCAGGCCGACCGCATCGAACGCCTCTGA
- a CDS encoding response regulator, with translation MRAVIAEDSVLLRVGLIKVLEMGGFQVAAEAGDAEGLLAAVAEHRPELALIDVRMPPGFTDEGVRAAMEIRRRWPGTPVVLLSQYVEERYAADLLSANTSGVGYLLKQRVADVADFVAAVRRVADGGTALDPQVVAQLLLRRDSDPLARLTPREREVLGLMAEGRSNAGIAQALVVSESAVAKHINNIFAKLDLPVVDADHRRVLAVLRFLGASRD, from the coding sequence GTGCGCGCGGTGATCGCCGAGGATTCGGTGTTGTTGCGGGTCGGCCTGATCAAGGTGCTGGAGATGGGCGGGTTCCAGGTCGCCGCGGAAGCCGGCGACGCGGAGGGGCTGTTGGCGGCCGTGGCGGAGCACCGGCCCGAACTCGCCTTGATCGACGTCCGGATGCCGCCCGGCTTCACCGACGAGGGGGTGCGGGCGGCGATGGAGATCCGTCGGCGCTGGCCGGGGACGCCGGTGGTGCTGCTTTCGCAGTACGTGGAGGAACGGTACGCGGCTGACCTGCTGTCTGCGAACACCAGCGGTGTGGGCTACCTGCTCAAGCAGCGGGTTGCCGATGTCGCCGACTTCGTGGCGGCGGTCCGGCGAGTGGCGGACGGGGGCACGGCCCTGGACCCGCAGGTCGTCGCCCAGTTGCTGCTGCGGCGCGACAGCGACCCGCTCGCGCGGCTGACCCCCCGCGAACGGGAGGTGCTCGGCCTGATGGCCGAGGGGCGCTCCAATGCCGGCATCGCGCAGGCGCTGGTGGTCAGCGAGAGCGCCGTGGCGAAGCACATCAACAACATCTTCGCCAAGCTTGACCTGCCCGTGGTCGACGCGGACCACCGCCGCGTCCTGGCCGTGCTGCGGTTCCTCGGAGCGTCCCGGGACTGA
- a CDS encoding sensor histidine kinase has translation MTIPAGLRRTVLRAQRDTGFLAAGVLPHLALVPVWAWAATTTARTGNWLLTGSVSSALALLGTPVLTAVQRARYRVLIGVDVPRLTPTAPERWTWASTARWVAATRPWRKIGYHLLLGPLLALLELLVLAVAAACLAGVTAYAWSWALPTGIRQDWFGYLTQLPAYTAAGFLLLCALPWTGRAVARAEARLALGLLGPSRAQRLQERVDQLAVSRTDLIEAVDAERRRIERDLHDGTQQRLVSLAVNLGLAIATRPDLPSDAREVIARAHLEAKEAIAELNDLVRGLHPAVLEDRGLDAALSGLAARTPLPVRLRVDLEERVAPNVESVAYFVISEALTNATKHANAMRAEVIVRQVGEVLRVRVTDDGLGGADAAGTGLTGLAKRVGSLDGAFHVSSPVGGPTTITAELPCAR, from the coding sequence ATGACGATTCCAGCTGGACTGAGACGCACGGTCCTCCGGGCGCAGCGGGACACCGGCTTTCTTGCCGCTGGTGTGCTGCCGCACCTGGCGCTGGTGCCCGTGTGGGCCTGGGCGGCGACGACGACCGCCAGGACGGGGAACTGGCTCCTCACGGGTTCCGTGTCGTCCGCCCTGGCCCTGCTCGGCACCCCGGTGCTGACGGCCGTTCAGCGGGCTCGCTACCGGGTGCTCATCGGGGTGGACGTCCCCCGGCTCACCCCCACCGCGCCGGAACGATGGACGTGGGCCTCGACCGCCCGGTGGGTCGCGGCGACGCGGCCTTGGCGCAAGATCGGCTACCACCTCCTGCTGGGCCCGCTGCTCGCGCTGCTGGAGCTGCTGGTGCTCGCGGTGGCAGCCGCGTGCCTGGCGGGCGTCACCGCCTACGCCTGGTCATGGGCGCTGCCGACCGGAATCCGCCAGGACTGGTTCGGCTACCTGACCCAGCTGCCGGCTTACACAGCGGCTGGATTCCTCCTCCTGTGCGCCCTGCCCTGGACCGGGCGGGCAGTAGCCCGGGCCGAGGCGCGGCTGGCGTTGGGCCTGCTCGGGCCCAGCCGGGCGCAGCGGCTCCAGGAGCGGGTCGATCAGCTGGCCGTGAGCCGGACCGACTTGATCGAGGCCGTCGACGCGGAGCGCCGCCGGATCGAGCGCGACCTGCACGACGGCACCCAGCAGCGGTTGGTGTCTCTCGCGGTCAACCTGGGTCTGGCCATTGCCACCCGCCCGGACCTGCCGAGTGATGCCCGCGAGGTGATCGCGAGAGCGCACCTGGAGGCGAAGGAGGCGATCGCCGAACTCAATGACCTGGTGCGGGGGCTGCACCCGGCCGTGCTCGAAGACCGAGGTCTGGACGCGGCGTTGTCCGGGCTGGCTGCTCGCACGCCCCTGCCGGTGCGGCTGCGGGTCGATCTGGAGGAGCGGGTGGCGCCCAACGTGGAGTCGGTCGCGTACTTCGTGATCTCTGAGGCGCTGACCAATGCAACGAAGCACGCCAACGCGATGCGTGCAGAGGTGATAGTCCGTCAGGTCGGCGAGGTGTTGCGAGTGCGCGTTACCGACGACGGGCTGGGCGGTGCCGACGCCGCCGGCACGGGGCTGACCGGGCTGGCCAAGCGGGTCGGCTCCCTCGACGGGGCCTTCCACGTCAGCAGCCCCGTTGGCGGGCCCACCACCATCACCGCGGAGCTGCCGTGCGCGCGGTGA
- a CDS encoding trypsin-like serine protease, whose product MVLGNAGCRGPGRRRRLTYPRPPGARPRSCADTSHAAALDKKGLVRELGWGTAADDAAPPAQVLRQLDVAPLASSACDSGQAPIGIDEVCLDHAPGGGGACHGDSGTAAFQRVDGRRWAAGGSAGRTGAGRSVPCSQSPAVYTNLAYYAAWFRQHQQVGQ is encoded by the coding sequence GTGGTCCTGGGGAATGCGGGATGCCGAGGGCCGGGTCGGCGACGTCGCCTTACTTACCCTCGACCGCCCGGTGCACGGCCTCGATCCTGCGCTGACACCAGCCATGCTGCGGCACTCGACAAGAAGGGGCTAGTCCGCGAGCTCGGCTGGGGAACCGCTGCGGACGACGCCGCGCCACCCGCACAGGTGCTCCGCCAGCTCGACGTCGCACCGCTCGCCTCCTCGGCCTGCGACAGCGGGCAGGCTCCCATCGGCATCGACGAGGTATGCCTCGACCACGCGCCCGGCGGAGGAGGCGCCTGCCACGGCGATTCCGGGACGGCGGCCTTCCAGCGCGTCGACGGCCGCCGATGGGCGGCGGGCGGCTCGGCCGGCCGCACAGGTGCCGGGAGGTCGGTGCCTTGTTCGCAGTCGCCCGCCGTCTATACGAACCTGGCCTATTACGCCGCCTGGTTTCGGCAGCACCAGCAGGTCGGTCAGTAG
- a CDS encoding Hint domain-containing protein, whose product MRWFVTMGLRGLEPLTSSLCQSTVRRARQVYNDVKNGDYATAGPDFLATAESAAGVALAVGKGLAEAKTAEPGGLVAGCMNSFVGSTEVLVQGDRKEPIEAVKVGDSVTTGVPGKAATEQHVVTAVHVTDADRDFVELVIGTPAGARTITATAHHRFYDVSLGNWVDAVDLHVGDELDTPGEGRAPVVSARHFVAGLRTYNLAVDAIHTYYVVAGESPVLVHNVGECPVNGPPHRKLGEAGTLDRLIREGWTNITPDCASRTAEASGSGPISWHNIRTEGGSRWR is encoded by the coding sequence GTGCGGTGGTTCGTGACTATGGGGCTAAGGGGACTCGAACCCCTGACCTCCTCACTGTGTCAGAGCACGGTCCGGCGCGCGCGGCAGGTGTATAACGACGTCAAGAACGGCGACTATGCCACTGCGGGTCCCGATTTCCTCGCGACGGCCGAGTCCGCTGCCGGCGTCGCGCTCGCGGTGGGCAAGGGCTTGGCCGAAGCCAAGACCGCCGAGCCGGGCGGCCTCGTCGCCGGATGCATGAACAGCTTCGTCGGATCCACCGAAGTGCTGGTCCAAGGTGACCGGAAGGAACCGATCGAAGCCGTCAAGGTCGGCGACAGCGTCACGACCGGTGTGCCGGGCAAGGCCGCGACCGAGCAACATGTCGTGACGGCAGTCCATGTCACCGATGCCGACCGGGACTTCGTCGAGCTCGTGATCGGGACGCCGGCGGGAGCGCGCACGATCACCGCCACCGCCCACCACCGGTTCTACGACGTGTCCTTGGGCAACTGGGTCGACGCCGTTGACCTTCATGTCGGTGACGAGCTTGACACGCCTGGGGAAGGTCGCGCTCCGGTCGTCTCGGCCCGGCACTTCGTTGCTGGCCTGCGTACATACAACCTCGCGGTCGACGCCATACACACCTACTACGTGGTCGCCGGTGAGAGTCCGGTGCTGGTCCACAACGTGGGGGAATGCCCGGTGAACGGTCCTCCGCACCGTAAGCTGGGCGAAGCCGGGACGCTTGACCGCCTGATCAGGGAGGGGTGGACGAACATCACCCCCGACTGCGCTTCAAGAACAGCAGAGGCGTCGGGTTCCGGGCCGATTTCGTGGCACAACATCCGGACGGAAGGTGGGTCGCGGTGGAGGTGA